Proteins from a genomic interval of Rubinisphaera italica:
- a CDS encoding vWA domain-containing protein, giving the protein METSSQPQQPNSSLFESSPQKLLQPVSPQPQISVSLPTDPLLFAVNPNPVQLHEFGEFAEVPNNTIAGLWHLAGIGEGIDRYGASSGGFLTRETKTNDKRIVYVVDASASMNGKHDSAAKTRFGRVKVELFRSIESLSPEQEFCVYFFNNNSTVMSPGKCVMRGRNRPMKLYEWIATFRAVGPTQPLASLQASIHQSPDLIYFLTDGLISRRDLDKASRLNQGKARICTICIGNPSSEKQLRELSQFNQGTYTFVP; this is encoded by the coding sequence ATGGAAACTTCCAGTCAGCCCCAACAGCCAAACAGTTCCTTGTTTGAATCTTCACCTCAAAAGCTCCTGCAACCTGTCAGTCCACAGCCTCAGATTTCGGTTTCCCTTCCCACAGATCCTCTGCTTTTTGCAGTCAATCCCAATCCCGTACAGCTACATGAATTTGGGGAATTTGCTGAAGTTCCGAACAATACTATTGCTGGTTTATGGCATCTGGCAGGAATTGGCGAGGGAATTGACCGATACGGAGCCAGCAGCGGTGGTTTTTTGACACGAGAGACAAAGACAAATGACAAACGCATTGTGTATGTTGTCGATGCTTCAGCCAGTATGAACGGTAAGCACGACTCGGCTGCAAAGACGAGGTTCGGTCGAGTGAAAGTCGAATTGTTCCGCTCAATCGAATCGCTTTCACCGGAACAGGAATTCTGTGTTTATTTTTTCAATAATAATTCTACAGTAATGTCTCCCGGAAAGTGCGTAATGCGAGGTCGAAACAGACCTATGAAACTCTATGAGTGGATCGCCACGTTCCGGGCTGTTGGCCCAACTCAGCCTCTAGCATCACTCCAAGCATCCATCCACCAAAGCCCTGACCTTATCTATTTCCTCACAGATGGGCTCATTTCAAGACGGGATCTGGATAAAGCCTCTCGACTCAATCAGGGGAAAGCCCGCATTTGCACAATCTGTATTGGAAATCCCTCAAGTGAAAAACAACTACGGGAGCTCTCTCAGTTCAACCAGGGGACATACACATTCGTTCCATAA
- a CDS encoding GNAT family N-acetyltransferase, translated as MSFQYDARSQEVRNLAEYGHKKIVPEFCLCAIKIIEKLTQTMKKLPETERLRLRQMGPSDIDFLCEILSNPEVMRFYPKQYTREEAYEWLDRQMGRYEEFGHGLWLVERKQDGRLVGQAGVVSQKIQGELWLEVGYMIHSQYWKRGFASEAAIACRDYAFNELNVEQVCSLIQPANIASQRVALKNQMKPHRLVQHYDKDHLQYIVQRSDL; from the coding sequence ATGTCGTTTCAGTATGATGCGAGATCGCAAGAGGTTCGGAATCTGGCGGAATATGGACATAAGAAAATTGTGCCTGAATTTTGCTTGTGTGCCATCAAAATTATAGAAAAGTTAACGCAAACGATGAAAAAACTGCCGGAAACAGAACGATTACGGCTTAGGCAAATGGGGCCATCCGATATCGATTTTCTCTGTGAGATACTAAGCAATCCAGAGGTCATGCGTTTTTATCCTAAACAATACACACGCGAAGAGGCCTACGAATGGCTCGATCGTCAAATGGGGCGCTATGAGGAGTTTGGCCACGGATTATGGCTGGTGGAGCGCAAGCAGGATGGTCGTCTGGTAGGGCAGGCGGGAGTCGTTTCTCAAAAAATCCAGGGCGAACTCTGGCTGGAGGTGGGCTATATGATCCACTCGCAATATTGGAAGCGGGGATTCGCTTCGGAGGCAGCAATCGCCTGCCGTGATTATGCGTTCAATGAATTGAACGTGGAGCAGGTTTGCAGCTTGATTCAACCAGCCAATATCGCTTCACAGCGAGTTGCCCTGAAAAATCAAATGAAACCACATCGCCTGGTTCAGCATTACGATAAGGATCATCTTCAATATATTGTGCAACGTAGTGATCTCTGA